Within the Rosa rugosa chromosome 2, drRosRugo1.1, whole genome shotgun sequence genome, the region cacagtactattccgacgatcatgCATTCGTGTTCcatcatcgagcaatagctcggtacgtcgtcctgtacacaattatattccgtgaataattcttcaataatttactacaattcctaaaatcaattcctcataatttcaCCTCCCAATTTTCCTCGGatttagcccaaattataccactaataccaattcgttaatttaaaggctccaaggcagaaccgagaggtatccgacggtcggactcttgtaattcgataatcgaaaccctaaacttcaaaaattcataattaattccaagtttctccaaaaatcaccaaacttcacatacaagctctacaacatttatagaatttaatgggctaaaaaatggaattaaaacactgccctacacacctccacgcgccacccacagtggcggcgcgtggggctcacgcgccggcggccaccacctccgatggccacaaAAAATTGACAGtagctgcaaaacaacaaaccccACAAATTTCTAAACTGCAACAAgtcccaattttacctttaagagctcggattaagccgatgaagaaaacccagaaatcaagctTCGGACCCTAGGGTGTTCTTCGTCGATTTGGCCTCCACGATGCAAATCGGAGCAAGAGGCCTTAGGGGAAAAGTTCGCCGGCTCGAGGCGCTCCCTTCGATCCAAATTTGGTGGTCGGAGACGGCCGGAAACggtggaatcgccggaaaaaccGAAATCGCACCCGGAGGAGATTTTGCTTCGAATcggggttttccggccaaatcgtcgaaaGCCCAGGGTACCAGCGTGTAGAGAAGGGAGAGGCGGTCCTAGAATGACCGGTGGCACGCcgtcaggtggccggaatcggaagttaCGCCGGAAATTCGAAAAACCCCGAAACCGGAGGAGgagagatcgggggagaggagagagagagagagcccggtaagtttctcaaaattggaaacttaccacagtgattttcctttttatagaaacttaccatgaacagtaacctttcctttttcgcttataacttttgcatacgagctccgatttttacgaaccacatatgcacgcgctcggtttaacgtcccctacaacttccatgaagaacattttctcaaattttgacccgaaaaaaagtcaacttttagggccactaaaagtactaaaacgacagtaaaagtgaaagtaatggTCGTTTACCGTCCCAATAACTAATAAACCGGtgaatttaggttcgggacgttatactcttagttcattgattacgaacgctcttagttcgaatattatgaacactcttagttcattgattacgaacgctcttagttcgtttagcgtgaatccccacaattccgcttattaaataATCGAACCCATGTTCGTATTATACAAATCCTGCAAcaaataaaggaatttaaaagacaagaaagcatGAACTTTAATTACAAAAGCTTACTTGATGATTCGGGGCTTgagaacacgcgcgtgttggaaCAGGCGTGTTAGGGCAGCAACAGCAACAAttggcagcagcagcagctagtgacagcagcagcagctagtGACAGCAGCAGGTGGAGGGGCAGCAGCAGGCTCAGCGCAGGGCAGCAGCGGGACTTGCGGCAGTGGGCTGCAGTGCTTGTGGCAGGAGGCTGCGAGGCTTGAAACCGTGAAAAGATTGCAGTGGTTGTTCGATCCTAAGCTAGGATTGCAGTGGTTGTTCGATCATAATCTGGGATTGTAACTTGTTTACAATCCTGGTCGTGGCTAATGGCTCGGTGGTGATGCAGGAAGCAGTTTGCGGGTGCTGCCGGTCGGTGGCTTTGCTAGCTGGAACGCGGGAGCTTGCGGCAGGAGACTACAAGTGCGCACGGGGTGTAGGCTGCAGGGCTGCAGGTCGCAGGAGGCTCGGCAGCAGGCGCGCGGGGCAGGACTGCAAGGCGAGGGACGCTGGCGGGCTGGTGCAGGGTCGCGGTAGGCTGCAGGTGCGGGCTGGCGGGCTGGTGCAGGGACTTgcggctagggttgaaagctgCTGCAGTTTAGGGTTTtgtttctctctctgtttttttttttaggctagGGTTagagctcgtgctgataacgtgtttaaataaatcaaaattgcagagagaattgatgggagaattgtgttttattattgataataggagccctttatatagggaattTACAGAGTACAAGagaggtaatagaatccgaacataactagaaaatctagaaccttctcctattacaactctaggaCTAAACcatagtttgaagaggcacacatgatgtcgacatccttcaacatatatttatatatttagttGCTTGATTTGATGTATTGATTATGAATATTGGATACTATTTACCCAGCAGAAATAGTGAGGTTTGGGATTCAACATGCCAAAGACTTTTACTACTTGGGATTCGTTGAATTATATATCAAATGCTTTTTTTCCCCCATAAATGTGGTCTGATATTGTCTTCATTGTCTTCCAATAACGGCCGGTAACGCAATGCCTGGTTCTAGGTATTAATTCAGTCAATATCGCTAGTAAATGGGTTGCTCTGTATAAATCTGATTCTCAACATATAAAAGGAAATAAATCTGAAATAAAACTTTGTACCTATTTACaccaaattaaaaataaatccTTCAGGTTTTAACCAAAAGAGAAAACTAACCGAAAAGGACATCATGATGGTGTCGCTACCCGCCCATCTTCTCTCACTATAAAACTCCCATCACACTCTTtcattctctctctaaaacatatcaaactctctccctctctctcttgctTCCTCTGGTAAGGACTCAGAAATGGGTTCCTCGGTTCGTACCAGTCTTAGCTTCACTGCCATAGCTCTCCtccatcttcttgttcttgtttctgGTCGGAAAGCAAATGGTGCAAGAAGACGCAGTGAGACGAGTGGTACCTGTGATTTCTTCAATGGGAGATGGGTCTTGGACGAGGCGTACCCACTCTACCATCCCAGCACGTGTCCGTTCATCGAGCGGGAGTTCAGTTGCGAGAAGAATGGCCGAGCTGACCAGGACTACACCAAATACAGATGGCAACCCCATGACTGTAACTTAGAGAGGTACGTACCTACATTCCTCTCTTTCCTCTTCAACATTGTTTTTCATTGCTATTGTACTATGGAAAAAATGGTCTGAAAATTGTTGATATAAGTGAATGACTATGATGATTATTACAATTTACTAACTACTATCAAAAGCTAACTgggccagatttttttttttttttgatgaatttGAGTAGCTGAGCGAATTGATGAATGACATTTATTACTGACGATACTTAACTTTTTGGCAGAGAGTCAGAGGTAAAATACTACATTATTATCATATCATATAATAATATTTTGGTAAAGTAATTATATCGTAACTTTTCCTAACCAACTTTTTCATATTATAATTAGTTTTGAATCCGAATTTCATTTTTCGAATTAAAATAATCATCTCATGGTTATTCACACGAAACATAGATCAATTAAAATAATCATTTCAtttctgtcataaaaaaaaaaagtcaacattaTTTCTTCACCCAAATGGTATCAGACAAATTATGTACTTACTTGAAGATTTAATTTAACTTAATAACCTTTGAATTCATAACTTTCTATAAGATATTAATCCGCCCAAGttttggaaaacaaaattcaatcAAGTTCTATTTTTACCTAATTGCGATTTCAATGACTTGGATTCTTCACAAGTTGAATAGTTTCTTTGGTTCTCTCATTTTACTAACAAAAATAGTGAACTCGAATGCGTCTTTATAATTTGGTGAATAGAAATATAGAATGGATCCTTTAGTTTAGATCTATGGACCCTTGTGACTTATGTCGTCTCACCACATGATCGAAATGAATTTTATATAATTCATTCCTGGATTATTTGGACACATCCTGTGTGAACTTAGCGCGCTTTGCAGATCTATGTTTTCTGTGTGCAAAAGAATAAAGTAATGCATCTTCCGCAATCATTTTGCTGAGAGATATATTGTTTGGCTGCATGGGAAAATGTCGGTGCTGGCAGCCTTTGATTGGTGATGATACATCTTTGGTTTGTGAGCTTAGCTGTGTGTGATGATGTGATCATGACATTAGATACCTACAGTAGAAACAGCATGTTATGCTCGAAAGAATCTATAAATTAGTCAAAACCATAAAGCTCATCACGGGGCTCTGCGGTGGTTGTCATATATTATCATGTGAGTAATGGCATTGCATTGCTCTCTAGCCCCAGCTACTTTTGATTCTCTGGGGAGAGGGAGGAGTGCTACACTTTTCTTTTGTGTgcattatgaatttatgatgaTGCATTGTTTCTACTTTCTAGGATCCTCGAGTTTCAAACTTGAGAGGTTTGTCAGGGGTTTTAGAGTGTGAGGTTAATAACTAACATTACATGAGTAATTCAAAAACAATTGAAATTATACCATTTAATTATACGCACGATATTACAGTATTAAGCAATAAGTAAAGATTATTTTAAGCCAATATGGAGTTAAAATATCCAACCTTTTCAATAGTACACATTTTATAGTGTATGTAatcattgtttttatttttatttttataatgaTTGTGCAACACGTATGGTAGCTGAGTTCTAATTCCAAGAGATTAGGAATTCGTACCACCTATCATGAAGATCAGCCATGTCCGCGGGGAGACTTTTACTTCCTAAGTTCCTATACACAATAGTGAGGGATGGAAGATGCATGATGTTTAAGCGCGGATTATAGAAGTTTAGGATAACATTTGTCTCACATCCACAATAATTCCCGCCATCTTCCTCCTAGAAACCCGCAAATCTATGTTACAGTTTGAGTATGTTGTGAACCAGCCTGGCAATACTGTCATTGACCTTTATAAAGGAATTGAAGTTGTTGTCATGGATGTCCCTCCCTAAtgaataatgatgatgatggatTGATGGTTTAAATTTGCTTTCCATCAGAACTGTTCAACTGTAGTGGGAGTGGGCGTCAGACTCTAGCAACCATTAGGTCCATAATTGTTTTGGGACTGCTGGCTTTCTTTCTGCTTGACTTTACTATATGCTGCTGTTTtggttctttttctttggcCCAATTTTCTCTGCGTTGTAGGCTTGTTTAATATGGTCACTTTTTAGATGGCCCTTGACCTTAATGGTATTGAAGCTTTTCTGATTGTCTGGTACACAGTCATCTCACAACAAGCTTCCTCTATATATTGCAATTAATAGATGACTTCACCTTCAAGCTAGTAGTTCTTCAAAGGTTTAATTAATTGGCTGAGCTTTGTCTTAAGCTCTTCAAGTTAGTCTAAATGGTGAAAGAGAGTGGAGAATTGAAATAGAAGTAGAATGAAGTTAGGTTAGAAGTcctaacaaacaaacaaaaataaaacattagttgtaatcttttttttatttaattattgttAAACTTAATGGATTCAACATTAACTTATAAGCTTCTTTTCAAATTGTCATCCTAATCATGTTCATAGAAGGAGTTGCAAactcttttctccttttctgatttaatatttttatttgacAATTTTTTCCTATCAAAGTCATCTTCTCTTTCAAGAATGAGCAAGTCACTCGCTctttcaagaatgttctagagtAGTTAGTTTGAACTCTATGAAAATCCAAATCGAAATTCATTTTGATAACTTTGCTTGTGCAGATTTGACGGCAAAGCATTTTTAGAAAAATTTAGAGGGAAGAGCTTCATGTTTGTTGGAGATTCATTGAGCCGGAATCAATGGCAATCGTTGACGTGCTTGCTTCACTCAGCTGTGCCAACAGCTAAATACAATGTCACTAGAGAGGAAGATGTTTCTAATTTCGAGTTTACGGTATGCAAAACTCATCCCATTTCTCATTTAGTCATTATTTTCTCCTATATTCATATAGTATTGTGAGCATAACAAATATCTGGTGATACAAATCAAAACTACGACAACACAGCATATGAGATTGATGATTGAGTAATTTAATTACTCCATTCCCAACTTAATTGAATTGAAGTCACATCATCCATTAAGATGAATACCCTCCATTAATTTCATCTTGATTGGCCACTTGCAAAGCAATGTGGAAGTCATTTTCCACACATAATTGATTAGGCCTATCCGGGGACCAATTTTAAGTCTATTTCACATGAAGTTTCATCTTCCTATTCTCTTTTGTCATGATCCACCGAGCATTAAACATGCATATGCATGtggtcctcttcttcttttatatttttgtgGTCAATAGCTAGAACATGAAATTGATTAGTGTATAATCAAATCTCAAATTATACTGCAGGATTATGGAGTCAAAGTGATGCTAGACCGCAATGTGTATCTAGTAGATACTGTCAGAGAAAACATTGGTAGGGTTTTGAAGCTTGATTCAATTGAGGGAGGCAAGTTGTGGAAGGGAATCGACACCCTCATCTTCAACACATGGCACTGGTGGAATCGCAGAGGACCTTCGCAACCGTTAGTATCTAAATTTGTATTAACTTGTACAGGAGACGATAATAAAACTAAATACTATGATTTTGTAGATGGGATTTCATTGAAGTTGGAGGCAAGATTATGAAAGACATGGATCGGATGCTTGCTTTTGAGAAGGCACTCACAACTTGGAGTCAATGGGTGGATACAAACGTTGATCCTGCAAAAACTAAAGTTTTCTTCCAAGGGATTTCACCCTCCCATTACAAGTAAGATCCTATCTACTATAATCATCTTTAATAATAAGCATATAAGAATTAGATCTTTAAGCACCTGTTTGGGTCGATTTTACTACGGTTGATAAGATCTCTTAATTTTCTCTGCTGTCTTAATTTCAGTGGGACTGATTGGGGTGAGCCAAAAGCAAGGACTTGCGAGGGGCAGAAGGAGCCTTTGTTGGGGTCGACCTACCCAGGAGGGTTGCCACCAGCTCTGGGTGTGCTGAAGAATGCTTTAACCAAAATCACAAAGCCTGTGACATTGCTGGACATAACAAACCTCTCCCTCCTTCGTAAAGATGGCCACCCTTCAATTTATGGGTTGGGAGGCCGCACAGGGATGGATTGTAGTCATTGGTGTCTTTGCGGAGTCCCAGATACTTGGAACGAGATTCTTTACAATTTTCTTCTTTGAAGTACATTACTCAGTGTACACCATGGAAGGAAATATAGGTGATCACAGTTGAAATAGTTCTTAGAAAATCAACAAGATTAAAAATGATAGGATCCTTTACAAGATTCTTCTTAGGACCCATTGTTAAGATTACCTAGCTAGTTAGCTTGGAACCAAAAAGTTGGGATGGATTcaaggttttctttttcttccgaGTAAACCAATTTGAACGGGTATCATCACTAATTAATAAAAACTTTTTCAGTTGTAAAAGAAGGAAGTGAGCTAAGATGCAAGACTTTAACCTCAACCTATTCATCTCATCATTGAAACGAGACATGTGAATTTATGCATCAAAATCGAGTGTCAGGTTATATTAAATATTCTACAATTCGCGCGGTTAAAATGTTGTTACTTAGAcgatgaaattaaaaaaaaaaaattgaatgttgAAGTGCAATGCGAAAATGATATCCTATAGATATAGAGAGGGGAATGCGTGTACTACTTATAAGTAAAGTCGTACAAAAATCTTTGGACTCTCTGCATAACATAGATCACTAAGGCCCAAGTAATTGTCAAGCAGAAAGTAGAGGCGGCGTACAAAACTGTGTTTCACATATTGCTGCCGACATGTTAGTCTTCATATCATTTCTTCTAACTTATCTATCATGTACTGTTTATTAGTGGCCAGCTaatcaatttcttcatatattAGGCTTGTAAGTCATTTCTTAGAAACAAAAAAAgatactaaaaataaaaaatttgttgGATAAAAATGATGAGAAACTATGCTTTACGCCAGAGATAGCTGGCCTGGAAAGCGTCCACACCACAGCTATAGAAAATACAAATAGAAAATGACAAGTACTGTGTCCTCCCATGGCTCTAAGGAAATTAAAGCGTGACTTTGTCTCCAAGCTAGGTGATCCATCAGAAACGAATGCAAACAAAGAGCTACCTAACAAAACACAGGCCGACCTTACACAATGTTGGAGTCTTCCACTCCAACTAACTGATGCTACATTTTCTAATCCCTTTCCCACCACACAATATAATCCAAGGAACTAGATAGTCGGTTATAACAGACCCAGTTTTTAATTTCTCGGGCAAATATGGGAAAGGTGCTGCATGGCTTCGGCTTATTTGCTTGCATTGCTGTTCTCCTAGCATTGTGCCTTCTTCTACTTCTTCATGATGGACAGTATTGCTGTGGAAGAGTGCAGAAGAAGCAGGTGAATGAGTCGCAGTCAATAGGCGGTAGCTGTAACTTGTTTGAAGGGAGTTGGGTTTATGATGATACGTATCCGCTCTACGACACTTTTTCCAGCTGCCCTTTTGTTGAGAAAGAGTTTGACTGTCGGAAAAATGGAAGGCCGGACAGTCAGTATCTCAAACTTAGATGGAAGCCAGACACTTGTGCTTTGCCAAGGTAAGTGCGTGTATACCAAGGATTATTCTCTTTCTCCGTCTCTCTATAGTTCAATGTAGAGAGATGAGTTAGGATTATAAGTTAGGAGTTCGGTCAACTCTATATTCGCGCTTTAGCTTGCTAACCACTGTCTTGCTAACCACTGTAATGGTAATGATTTAACTAATGGCATAGAACATTGCAATTAGATTCTCATTTTTGCATTATAAAAATGGTGCAGATTCAAtggtatggacatgttgaggagGCTGAAAGGGAAGAAGATACTATTCGTAGGGGACTCTCTAATCCTCAACCAATGGCAGTCACTAACATGCATGCTGCATTCTGCAGTGCCCAAAACAAACTACACTTTAACTAGGAAAGGAGACCTCTCTACGTTTTCTTTACCTGTGAGTTTTTCAATCTGATAATCAATCAAAAGTACTGAtgatataatatataatatatctatatatacacTTCAACTCTCCTTTAACCACTGGAACTGAATCATCTACAGGAATTTGAAGTTTCTGTTATGATGTCTCGCAATGCATTTCTGGTGGATCTAGTGAAAACAAGGACAGGCGGCAGCATGGTTCTAAAGCTTGACTCCATTGAAAACGGAAATGCATGGAAAGGATACGACATGCTTATCTTCAATACCTGGCATTGGTGGCTCCATAAAGGAAGCAAACAACCGTAAGACCCCCAAATGATATTTGGCAAGAGAATATCTCGTGCATTATATGTTGGCATAATTGCCAAAATAATCTCTAAATTTGGCGATAATTGTTAATTTATACCCTTAACTTGCAATTGTAAAAATTAACACCCTGAACTTGGCGAAAACTGCCGTTTTGCACCCCATTTGTCAAATTCAACATCTTCATTCAAATATGAGGGGTAACATGgtcattttatatttatttctttaaacaattaataaaaatagggtggtgctattcgcacacctattttctctattcacacattacttttttttttttttttttacaaattaccctaactatcctcctttgcaattttgtttttgttttttttttctatatgaCAAGTCAATCATCCcaaaatcctaaacccttattttcctgCAGACACAgagaacttcaaaactctttacgattttcttttttcttttccatcaaaaacttctctagcatagttattctatctctctaacgtgatgctttgaagtttaattataGAAGAATAAGCCACTTTAGACCTATCTTTGGAAAAAAATTTACATCTGATTTGTAATTGAGacatgaaagaaaaatatgaatttAGTGATTATTCGAGCCCCTTTGAATCTATCattcctggtaagattctaactgaaattatttagTGTATTTCAATCCATCGCTCTTCGCTAAAAAGATCAATTTCTCAGCGATTTGGTGGATTAGGAGCTTTAAATTTGTGCATTATGTTCATCTTAGCTTGATTTTGGTATGGCTTGCTTGCTAATCATGGTTTTGACTtgagttgattgataattttgaaattattgatgCTTTGATTTCGTTTTGAATTTAGTCATATCATCACTCTACAAAATGCTTTATGTCACTGGGAATGGTATCTTGAATCAACATTGCTTAATCAGATGTGAGAGGTTTTGGAGGATCTCCTTTAGTTTATGTGATATGCTTATATCTTTCTTCAGTTTTGTATAGCAGTTATGATGACATACCTAAATCCTCAAACTCAGTTACATCATGTTTTTCATCTGAGCCCTAAACTTTGCCACACTAATTGCAGAACTTTTGACAGATTGCACTTCGTCCTgcccatcatttttttttttctaatcagCAATGACATTCAAGTGAAAAATTAGTTTATTAtataatgatgtttaattcatgattgacttgccaaatagaaaaaagaaaaaagaaaaagaaacataattacaagagagggtagttagggtaatttgt harbors:
- the LOC133728287 gene encoding protein trichome birefringence-like 41 gives rise to the protein MGKVLHGFGLFACIAVLLALCLLLLLHDGQYCCGRVQKKQVNESQSIGGSCNLFEGSWVYDDTYPLYDTFSSCPFVEKEFDCRKNGRPDSQYLKLRWKPDTCALPRFNGMDMLRRLKGKKILFVGDSLILNQWQSLTCMLHSAVPKTNYTLTRKGDLSTFSLPEFEVSVMMSRNAFLVDLVKTRTGGSMVLKLDSIENGNAWKGYDMLIFNTWHWWLHKGSKQPWDYIVSGGKILQDMDRLAAFREGLTTWSKWVDSNVDAKTTKVFFQGISPSHYNGKEWNDTDSATCSGQTQPISGSTYPGGSPPATTVVNHVLAKMSSPATLLDITLLSQLRKDGHPSVYGFGGKTGNDCSHWCLSGVPDTWNELLYATLVITD
- the LOC133728286 gene encoding protein trichome birefringence-like 41, yielding MGSSVRTSLSFTAIALLHLLVLVSGRKANGARRRSETSGTCDFFNGRWVLDEAYPLYHPSTCPFIEREFSCEKNGRADQDYTKYRWQPHDCNLERFDGKAFLEKFRGKSFMFVGDSLSRNQWQSLTCLLHSAVPTAKYNVTREEDVSNFEFTDYGVKVMLDRNVYLVDTVRENIGRVLKLDSIEGGKLWKGIDTLIFNTWHWWNRRGPSQPWDFIEVGGKIMKDMDRMLAFEKALTTWSQWVDTNVDPAKTKVFFQGISPSHYNGTDWGEPKARTCEGQKEPLLGSTYPGGLPPALGVLKNALTKITKPVTLLDITNLSLLRKDGHPSIYGLGGRTGMDCSHWCLCGVPDTWNEILYNFLL